Proteins encoded by one window of Chondromyces crocatus:
- a CDS encoding HEAT repeat domain-containing protein, whose amino-acid sequence MHPRGSRLGLLLLLTSLSPACAATTDGAPRSPACASAVVASTPPKPEAPGATPSADGKAGTGAAVSAIPPSMIDPRIVELAQNAELSCVDDDDTGLPTDCSSYYAWDEEQDLFASDKAFPTLLHLLEHPRERLRLLAVNKLKMLSIGITEFDTPTGRALVTIIKRERNPEVATELAWLLSSINLERIGMSGEVRALIEHPVVEFRREVAQTTWSYDDEVLVREALLKLLGDADPAVQEHALISLSSLLPTVPVCQLLRAHLQRTDHFAGVAQSAAAKSGCPGLKVEGFRAMLPLLGQGRDARFYERARGRFDDGYVDDARSMCADRRSPPALKRLGFDVLKSLLAAPATRLPTRVTAIHQLAACDPDAAKPVLTKLAKDPEARIAQAAQKQLDTFGASPRRR is encoded by the coding sequence ATGCACCCTCGGGGATCGCGGCTCGGACTCCTGCTCCTCCTCACCTCGCTGAGCCCTGCCTGTGCGGCGACCACGGATGGCGCCCCCCGATCCCCGGCCTGTGCCTCCGCGGTGGTGGCCAGCACGCCCCCGAAGCCGGAGGCCCCCGGAGCGACGCCTTCGGCCGATGGCAAGGCGGGCACCGGCGCCGCCGTGAGCGCCATCCCGCCGAGCATGATCGACCCGCGCATCGTGGAGCTCGCGCAGAACGCGGAGCTGAGCTGCGTGGACGACGACGACACCGGGCTGCCCACGGACTGCAGCAGCTACTACGCCTGGGACGAGGAGCAGGACCTCTTCGCCAGCGACAAGGCCTTCCCGACCCTGCTCCACCTGCTCGAACACCCGCGGGAGAGGCTCCGGCTGCTGGCGGTCAACAAGCTGAAGATGCTCTCCATCGGCATCACCGAGTTCGACACCCCGACCGGTCGAGCCCTGGTGACGATCATCAAGCGAGAGAGGAACCCCGAGGTCGCCACCGAGCTTGCGTGGCTCCTCTCCAGCATCAACCTGGAGCGCATCGGCATGAGCGGCGAGGTCCGCGCCCTCATCGAGCATCCCGTCGTCGAGTTCCGCAGGGAGGTCGCGCAGACCACGTGGAGCTACGACGACGAGGTGCTCGTCCGCGAGGCCCTGCTGAAGCTCCTCGGCGACGCGGATCCCGCGGTGCAGGAGCACGCGCTGATCTCGCTGTCCTCCTTGCTGCCCACCGTGCCCGTCTGCCAGCTCCTCCGCGCGCACTTGCAGCGGACGGACCATTTCGCTGGCGTCGCGCAGAGCGCTGCGGCGAAGAGCGGCTGTCCGGGCCTCAAGGTCGAGGGCTTCCGGGCCATGCTCCCCCTCCTGGGGCAAGGGCGCGACGCCAGGTTCTATGAACGCGCCCGGGGCAGGTTCGACGACGGGTACGTGGACGACGCGAGGAGCATGTGCGCCGACAGGCGATCGCCTCCTGCGCTGAAACGCCTCGGGTTCGATGTCCTGAAGTCGCTGCTCGCCGCGCCTGCGACGCGGCTCCCGACGCGGGTCACCGCGATCCATCAGCTCGCCGCCTGCGATCCGGACGCGGCAAAGCCGGTGCTCACGAAGCTTGCCAAGGACCCGGAGGCGCGCATCGCTCAGGCCGCACAGAAGCAGCTCGACACCTTCGGGGCGTCACCTCGAAGGCGGTGA
- a CDS encoding HNH endonuclease signature motif containing protein, whose amino-acid sequence MLPDAKRMRLTQLFFAIGLFACACGGSTHDGLTAIEQSLSSSERSASRTDETYSLTEGDLVLMQHMAVDLLERGDRIALDLAAAQDAYHRAAAAYGAASGAFEESARNYRIAADRYREVTAIIIVAAGSDLFLRGVCGRAMSTSKYRKTLQKEGVDLKGKDIDHIIPRSRGGLDMPWNYNPLDASINRSLKANGMWWKLTNFPLTTLNALAKHATQLLLC is encoded by the coding sequence ATGCTCCCCGATGCCAAACGAATGCGCCTCACTCAACTTTTCTTCGCGATAGGCCTTTTCGCCTGTGCGTGCGGCGGAAGTACGCACGACGGGCTCACCGCCATCGAACAATCTCTCAGCAGCAGCGAAAGGTCTGCCTCGCGAACGGACGAGACCTACAGCCTCACGGAGGGCGACTTGGTCCTCATGCAGCACATGGCGGTAGACCTCCTGGAGCGCGGCGACCGGATCGCGCTGGATCTGGCAGCTGCCCAAGATGCGTACCACCGAGCAGCAGCAGCCTACGGAGCGGCGAGCGGGGCCTTCGAGGAATCAGCACGAAACTACCGAATTGCGGCAGATCGATACCGAGAAGTAACAGCCATCATCATCGTCGCAGCGGGTTCGGATCTATTTCTCCGTGGGGTCTGTGGCCGTGCCATGAGTACAAGCAAATACAGAAAGACGCTGCAAAAGGAGGGGGTCGACCTGAAGGGGAAGGACATCGATCACATCATCCCAAGGTCCCGTGGTGGGCTGGATATGCCGTGGAATTACAACCCTCTCGATGCAAGCATCAATCGAAGTCTCAAGGCCAATGGGATGTGGTGGAAGCTGACCAATTTTCCTCTCACGACACTCAACGCTTTGGCCAAGCATGCGACGCAACTCTTGCTTTGCTGA